A genomic segment from Pseudomonas sessilinigenes encodes:
- a CDS encoding LysR family transcriptional regulator: MKLHQLQALVAVAEGGGIRAAARRLGVSQAAVTRALRELEEEQGLALLVRHTGGARLTPAGKILLPHATQIASQLQKAQADLASLRGETPSRLCVGVTPWLGQTVLASTVQAFRQALPKVQLEVYEGLLAVSLPLLRNGLMHLALGPAAPLPPQEFVHMPLARYRMKVLAVHEHPRCSARSLAELLEDDWVINFSQSSQAPLMHQLFERHGLHIDPGRIVCAQSSAMLSSLITDAGMLGYSPEPMMLCPPLQGRVRALTLEQPLEESEASVIHLRDQPLDSAAQCFVQCLQDTLKACNRSHREAQRQLARMLSLQF; encoded by the coding sequence GTGAAACTCCATCAGTTGCAGGCCTTGGTGGCCGTTGCCGAGGGCGGCGGAATCCGCGCCGCTGCCCGCCGCCTGGGGGTGTCCCAGGCGGCAGTGACCCGAGCCCTGCGGGAACTGGAAGAAGAACAGGGCTTGGCCCTGTTGGTCCGCCATACCGGTGGGGCCCGCTTGACCCCGGCCGGTAAGATCCTGCTGCCACACGCCACGCAGATCGCCAGCCAGCTGCAAAAAGCCCAGGCCGACTTGGCCAGCCTACGAGGAGAAACGCCCTCGCGACTGTGCGTAGGGGTGACCCCCTGGCTGGGCCAGACCGTACTCGCCAGCACAGTCCAGGCCTTTCGCCAGGCGCTGCCCAAGGTCCAGCTGGAGGTCTATGAAGGCCTGCTGGCCGTCAGTCTGCCGCTGCTGCGCAATGGCTTGATGCACTTGGCCCTGGGGCCAGCCGCCCCCTTGCCCCCCCAGGAGTTCGTGCACATGCCCCTGGCACGCTACCGGATGAAGGTCCTGGCGGTGCACGAGCACCCACGATGCTCGGCGCGCTCGCTGGCCGAGTTGCTGGAGGATGACTGGGTGATCAACTTCAGCCAGTCCAGCCAAGCGCCACTCATGCACCAGTTATTCGAACGCCACGGCTTGCACATAGACCCCGGGCGCATCGTCTGTGCCCAGTCCAGTGCCATGCTCAGCAGCCTGATCACCGATGCCGGGATGCTCGGCTACTCCCCCGAACCCATGATGCTCTGTCCTCCGCTGCAGGGCAGGGTCCGGGCGTTGACCCTCGAGCAACCCCTCGAGGAGAGCGAAGCCAGCGTGATCCACCTGCGTGACCAGCCCCTGGATTCGGCCGCCCAGTGTTTCGTCCAGTGCCTGCAGGACACGTTGAAGGCCTGCAATCGCTCCCACAGAGAGGCGCAACGGCAGTTGGCCAGGATGCTCAGCCTGCAGTTTTGA
- a CDS encoding RidA family protein, whose product MANQDISFLPDPDADSISSDVAGFGGLLVSTQIPTHADGSLELGDITLQSECTLQALKVALERAGSSMDRVLHLTIYLTDMADRAAFNEVYQRFFAKPWPVRAAVGVAALAVPGMRVEVTAMAAKA is encoded by the coding sequence ATGGCAAACCAAGATATTTCCTTCCTGCCCGATCCGGACGCCGACTCCATTTCCTCCGACGTCGCAGGCTTCGGCGGCCTGCTGGTCTCCACCCAGATCCCGACCCATGCCGACGGCAGCCTGGAACTGGGCGACATCACCCTGCAAAGCGAGTGCACCCTGCAAGCGCTGAAGGTCGCGCTGGAGCGCGCCGGCAGCTCCATGGACCGGGTCCTGCACCTGACCATCTACCTCACCGACATGGCCGATCGCGCAGCCTTCAACGAGGTCTACCAGCGTTTCTTCGCCAAGCCCTGGCCAGTTCGCGCGGCCGTTGGCGTAGCGGCGCTGGCAGTGCCGGGAATGCGCGTGGAAGTCACCGCGATGGCCGCCAAGGCCTGA
- a CDS encoding peptidase U32 family protein, giving the protein MSLPKHHLELLSPARDVGIAREAILHGADAVYIGGPSFGARHNASNEVSDIAQLVEFARRYHARVFTTLNTILHDNELEPARKLIHQLYDAGVDALIVQDLGVMELDIPPIELHASTQTDIRTLERAKFLDQAGFSQLVLARELNLKEISAIAAETDAAIEFFIHGALCVAFSGQCNISHAQTGRSANRGDCSQACRLPYTLKDEHGGVIAYEKHLLSMKDNNQSANIRALVEAGVRSFKIEGRYKDMGYVKNITAYYRQRLDDVLEDRPDLARASSGRTAHFFVPDPDKTFHRGSTDYFVSERKIDIGAFDSPTFTGLPVGVVEKVGKRDLEVVTFEPLSNGDGLNLLVKREVVGFRANIAEARGEFEEDGEKRYRYRVEPNEMPEGLHRLRPNHPLSRNLDHNWQQALTRTSAERRIGLAWQARLREERLELSATSEEGIGISVALDGPFGVANKPEQALEQLRDLLGQLGTTCYHATDVKLDAPQAYFIPNSQLKALRREAIEALDAARIAAHPRGSRKAESNPPPVYPESHLSFLANVYNQKARDFYHRHGVQLIDAAFEAHEEHGEVPVMITKHCLRFSFNLCPKQAKGVTGVRTKVAPMQLVHGDEVLTLKFDCKPCEMHVVGKIKGHILDLPLPGSSADSVVGHISPEDLLKTIHRAPH; this is encoded by the coding sequence ATGTCCTTGCCCAAACATCACCTCGAACTGCTCAGCCCTGCCCGCGATGTCGGCATCGCCCGCGAAGCCATCCTGCATGGCGCCGACGCGGTGTACATCGGTGGCCCGAGCTTCGGCGCCCGCCACAACGCCAGTAACGAGGTGAGCGATATCGCCCAGCTGGTGGAATTCGCCCGTCGCTATCACGCCCGGGTATTCACCACCCTCAACACCATCCTCCACGACAATGAGTTGGAGCCGGCGCGCAAACTGATCCATCAGTTGTACGACGCCGGTGTCGATGCGCTGATCGTCCAGGACCTGGGGGTGATGGAGCTGGACATTCCGCCCATCGAACTGCACGCCAGCACCCAGACCGATATTCGCACCCTGGAGCGGGCCAAGTTCCTCGACCAGGCCGGCTTCTCCCAGCTGGTACTGGCTCGTGAGCTGAACCTCAAGGAAATCAGCGCCATCGCCGCCGAGACCGACGCGGCCATCGAATTCTTCATCCACGGCGCCCTGTGCGTGGCCTTCTCCGGCCAGTGCAACATTTCCCATGCCCAGACCGGTCGCAGCGCCAACCGCGGCGACTGCTCCCAGGCCTGCCGCCTGCCCTACACCCTGAAGGATGAGCACGGTGGCGTGATCGCCTACGAAAAGCACCTGCTGTCGATGAAGGACAACAACCAGAGCGCCAACATCCGCGCCCTGGTCGAAGCCGGGGTGCGCTCGTTCAAGATCGAGGGTCGCTATAAGGACATGGGGTATGTGAAGAACATCACCGCCTACTACCGCCAGCGCCTGGACGACGTACTGGAAGACCGCCCGGACCTGGCTCGCGCGTCCAGCGGCCGCACCGCGCACTTCTTCGTTCCCGACCCGGACAAGACCTTCCACCGTGGCAGCACCGACTACTTCGTCAGCGAGCGCAAGATCGACATCGGCGCGTTCGACTCACCAACCTTCACCGGATTGCCGGTGGGCGTGGTGGAAAAGGTCGGCAAGCGCGACCTAGAGGTGGTGACCTTCGAGCCATTGTCCAACGGCGACGGCCTCAACTTGCTGGTCAAGCGCGAGGTGGTGGGCTTTCGCGCCAACATCGCCGAAGCCCGCGGCGAGTTCGAGGAAGACGGTGAAAAGCGCTATCGCTATCGCGTCGAGCCCAACGAAATGCCCGAGGGCCTGCATCGCCTGCGCCCCAACCATCCGCTGAGCCGCAACCTGGACCACAACTGGCAGCAGGCCCTGACCCGTACCTCCGCCGAACGCCGCATCGGCCTGGCCTGGCAGGCCCGGCTGCGCGAGGAGCGCCTGGAGCTGAGCGCCACCAGTGAAGAAGGCATCGGCATCAGCGTCGCCCTGGACGGCCCCTTTGGCGTGGCCAACAAGCCGGAGCAGGCCCTGGAGCAATTGCGCGACCTGTTGGGCCAGCTGGGCACTACCTGCTACCACGCCACCGACGTCAAGCTGGACGCCCCCCAGGCCTACTTCATCCCCAACTCCCAGCTCAAGGCCCTGCGCCGGGAAGCCATCGAAGCCCTGGACGCCGCACGGATCGCCGCCCATCCACGGGGCTCGCGCAAAGCCGAAAGCAACCCGCCGCCGGTCTACCCCGAATCGCACCTGTCGTTCCTGGCCAACGTCTACAACCAGAAGGCCCGGGACTTCTACCATCGCCATGGCGTGCAGTTGATCGACGCCGCCTTCGAGGCCCACGAGGAACACGGCGAAGTGCCGGTGATGATCACCAAGCATTGCCTGCGCTTCTCCTTCAACCTGTGCCCCAAGCAGGCCAAGGGCGTGACCGGCGTACGTACCAAGGTGGCCCCGATGCAGCTGGTGCACGGTGACGAGGTGC
- a CDS encoding MFS transporter has translation MTTTKTTTTTLLDAATESPRPKHYRAIAAICLGNALEFYDFLVYSMLATLMARLFFPFGDHTLIPLMLSLAVFGTGFVMRPLGGLLIGLYADRVGRKAALRLTLWLMASGSLLFTLAPTYAQAGLLGPAVIILARLVQGFAVGGQIGSSTTMLMEYADKDSRGYYCSWQTFSQSLGIAFGGVLVMSLSSLLSAEAMDSWGWRLVFAVGILAIPISEYIRHRLPETEVHRKLVRQEPEGERQLKLLLRHPRQIVAGVLLVTGATVPIYTIQFYLANHAISVLHMPLAVATWAAIFACLPPLLLSAHAGRLSDRIGRRKSIFWPLPILLVAIYPAFLLVNLYPNILMLLAIVTVLSIPLTYTIVPNMALLPELFPARIRVSGMSIAYCIGVAVFGGFTQLFAAALVSLTGSPNAPAWYMFAAIVLSLAGLKLAPETAGRELD, from the coding sequence ATGACAACAACAAAAACAACGACCACGACCCTGCTCGATGCGGCAACTGAGTCGCCCCGGCCCAAGCATTACCGGGCGATTGCCGCGATCTGCCTGGGCAATGCCCTGGAGTTCTACGACTTCCTGGTCTACAGCATGCTGGCAACGCTGATGGCCCGGTTGTTCTTTCCCTTTGGCGATCACACGCTGATTCCCCTGATGCTGTCGCTGGCGGTGTTTGGCACCGGCTTCGTCATGCGTCCGCTAGGCGGTTTGCTGATCGGCCTGTATGCCGACCGTGTGGGGCGCAAGGCGGCGTTGCGCCTGACCTTGTGGTTGATGGCGAGCGGCTCGCTGTTGTTCACCCTGGCCCCTACCTACGCCCAGGCCGGGCTGCTTGGGCCGGCGGTGATCATCCTGGCACGTCTGGTCCAGGGGTTTGCTGTAGGCGGGCAGATTGGTAGCTCCACGACGATGCTGATGGAGTATGCGGATAAGGATTCCCGGGGCTACTACTGCAGTTGGCAGACGTTCAGCCAAAGCCTGGGCATCGCCTTCGGCGGGGTGCTGGTGATGAGCCTGAGCAGTCTGTTGAGCGCCGAGGCCATGGATAGCTGGGGCTGGCGACTGGTATTCGCCGTCGGCATCCTGGCGATTCCCATCAGCGAGTACATCCGCCACCGGCTGCCGGAGACCGAGGTGCACCGCAAATTGGTACGCCAGGAGCCGGAGGGCGAACGCCAACTCAAGCTGCTGTTGCGCCACCCGAGGCAGATAGTGGCCGGAGTGCTGCTCGTGACCGGTGCCACCGTGCCTATCTATACCATTCAGTTCTACCTGGCGAACCATGCGATCAGTGTCTTGCACATGCCCCTGGCTGTGGCGACCTGGGCGGCTATCTTCGCTTGCCTGCCACCGTTGCTGCTGTCCGCCCATGCGGGGCGGTTGAGTGACCGCATCGGGCGACGCAAGTCGATCTTCTGGCCACTGCCCATCCTTCTGGTTGCCATCTACCCGGCGTTCCTGTTGGTCAATCTGTATCCGAATATCCTGATGCTGCTGGCGATCGTGACAGTGCTGAGCATCCCCTTGACCTACACCATCGTCCCTAACATGGCGCTCTTGCCTGAATTGTTTCCGGCCCGGATCAGGGTCAGTGGAATGTCCATCGCCTACTGCATCGGCGTGGCGGTCTTCGGAGGGTTCACCCAGTTGTTCGCTGCCGCACTGGTCAGCCTCACTGGCAGTCCGAATGCCCCGGCCTGGTACATGTTCGCGGCTATCGTACTGTCCCTGGCGGGGTTGAAGTTGGCACCCGAAACAGCTGGCAGGGAGTTGGATTGA
- a CDS encoding TetR/AcrR family transcriptional regulator, protein MTKNSPRSRDSYHVGNLAPQLLAAARAMLEEVGPTRLSLRAVSERVGVSATAAYHHYANRAQLVGSLAAEGFRELAAVLVFNDSTVDGTQKLRNACLSYFGFARRNPALYQLMFGPEFATGEMLPELSIAREQAFGELRRIIAELLHLQVDEPQVRRAALAGWSYTHGLASLVIQGVLDFPEGTTDERFVDSTLQGFQQLFQAGHPG, encoded by the coding sequence ATGACCAAGAACTCCCCACGCTCGCGCGACTCCTACCACGTGGGCAACCTGGCACCGCAGCTCCTGGCTGCCGCCCGGGCAATGCTGGAGGAAGTGGGACCGACCCGGCTTTCATTAAGAGCGGTTTCCGAGCGCGTGGGCGTCAGTGCCACTGCCGCCTATCATCACTACGCCAATCGTGCCCAGCTGGTCGGCAGCCTCGCAGCCGAAGGGTTTCGTGAGCTGGCAGCGGTACTGGTGTTCAACGACAGCACCGTCGACGGTACGCAGAAACTGCGCAACGCCTGCCTGAGCTACTTCGGTTTCGCTCGGCGCAATCCGGCGCTGTACCAATTGATGTTCGGCCCTGAGTTCGCCACCGGCGAAATGCTCCCCGAGCTGTCCATCGCCCGAGAACAGGCCTTCGGCGAGTTGCGGCGCATCATCGCCGAGTTACTGCACCTGCAGGTGGACGAGCCACAGGTGCGGCGAGCGGCCCTCGCCGGCTGGTCCTACACTCACGGCCTGGCCTCCCTGGTTATTCAGGGTGTCCTGGATTTCCCTGAAGGCACCACCGATGAACGCTTCGTGGACAGCACCCTGCAAGGTTTCCAGCAGTTGTTTCAGGCCGGTCACCCGGGTTGA
- a CDS encoding M20 aminoacylase family protein, with amino-acid sequence MHETRISPGIAEITPAMIELRRALHAQPELGYEEFLTRERVVELLRKWGYEVHLELAETAVVASLHNGHGPSLGLRAELDALPITEQGEHPWRSRTPGKMHACGHDGHIAMLLAAACELARNRCWRGTLHLFFQPAEEGHGGSGAKRMLEENVFELFPCDGIFALHNSPGMPVGRFGVLAGPCMASTDNIVILIEGVGGHGAMPHKSVDPVVIGSSLVMALQSLVSRNVPPSDMAIVTVGAFLAGDAANVIPQQAELRLSVRALRPEVRQMLRARIQSLAELHAGSFGAKARVIFGEGYPVLVNDQQASSLAAGVIRDWLGENALVQGLQPICASDDFAYWLERVPGCYLLIGNGDGAGSCEVHHPEYDFNDQILPLGASFWVRLAERFLA; translated from the coding sequence ATGCATGAAACCCGGATAAGTCCCGGAATCGCTGAAATCACTCCGGCAATGATCGAGTTGCGACGGGCGCTGCATGCCCAGCCGGAGCTGGGATATGAAGAGTTCCTTACCCGTGAGCGGGTGGTCGAGCTTCTACGCAAGTGGGGCTACGAGGTCCATCTGGAACTGGCCGAGACTGCCGTAGTGGCTAGCTTGCACAATGGCCATGGCCCTAGCCTGGGGCTGCGGGCAGAGCTCGATGCGTTGCCGATAACCGAGCAGGGCGAACATCCATGGCGCAGCCGCACACCCGGCAAGATGCATGCCTGCGGGCATGATGGGCACATCGCGATGCTCCTGGCCGCTGCTTGTGAGCTGGCTCGCAATCGCTGCTGGCGCGGCACCCTGCATCTGTTCTTCCAACCGGCAGAGGAAGGACATGGAGGCTCTGGCGCCAAGCGCATGCTGGAGGAGAACGTCTTCGAGCTGTTTCCCTGCGATGGGATTTTCGCGCTGCACAATTCGCCAGGCATGCCGGTTGGCCGGTTCGGGGTGTTGGCCGGTCCATGCATGGCGTCTACCGACAACATCGTCATTCTCATCGAAGGTGTTGGCGGTCATGGTGCCATGCCGCACAAGAGCGTGGACCCGGTGGTGATCGGTTCCTCACTGGTCATGGCCCTGCAAAGCCTGGTGTCGCGCAATGTACCGCCCAGTGACATGGCCATCGTGACCGTTGGTGCATTCCTGGCGGGCGATGCCGCCAACGTCATCCCCCAGCAGGCCGAGTTGCGCCTGAGCGTGCGGGCCTTGCGACCTGAGGTCCGGCAGATGCTCCGGGCGCGAATCCAGAGCCTGGCCGAACTGCACGCCGGCAGCTTCGGCGCCAAGGCCCGGGTGATCTTCGGTGAGGGGTATCCGGTCCTGGTCAACGACCAGCAGGCCAGTTCGCTGGCCGCCGGGGTGATTCGCGACTGGCTTGGCGAAAACGCATTGGTGCAGGGCCTGCAACCGATTTGTGCCAGCGATGACTTTGCCTACTGGCTGGAGCGTGTGCCCGGCTGCTACCTGTTGATCGGCAATGGCGACGGCGCGGGCAGTTGCGAAGTGCATCACCCGGAATATGACTTCAACGATCAAATCTTGCCCCTGGGCGCCAGCTTCTGGGTACGCCTGGCCGAGCGTTTTCTGGCCTGA
- a CDS encoding transcriptional regulator has product MLLTPQDERLIKALAQAIVDRPRATLKELAELAGVSKATLHRFCGTRDKLLQMMEDHGQGVLNRIIDSTDLQHDEPVAALRSLVSEHLAHREMLVFLLFQYRPDTMLNDGEDERWQFYTDALDAFFLRGQQLGVFRIDITAQVFTELFLTLIFGIVDAERRGRAASANSANVVEQMFLHGAIATTKPA; this is encoded by the coding sequence ATGCTCTTGACCCCTCAAGACGAACGACTCATCAAGGCGCTGGCCCAGGCCATCGTCGACCGTCCGCGGGCGACCCTCAAGGAGCTGGCGGAACTCGCCGGAGTGAGCAAGGCCACCCTGCACCGCTTCTGCGGCACGCGCGACAAGCTGCTGCAGATGATGGAAGACCACGGCCAAGGCGTACTCAATCGCATCATCGATAGCACCGACCTGCAACATGACGAGCCCGTAGCCGCCCTGCGCTCGTTGGTCAGCGAGCACCTGGCCCATCGCGAAATGCTGGTGTTCCTGCTGTTCCAGTACCGCCCCGACACCATGCTCAACGACGGCGAAGACGAACGCTGGCAGTTCTATACCGATGCCCTGGATGCGTTCTTCCTGCGAGGCCAGCAGTTAGGAGTGTTCCGCATCGATATCACCGCCCAGGTCTTCACCGAGTTGTTCCTCACCCTGATCTTCGGCATTGTCGATGCCGAGCGCCGTGGCCGCGCGGCCAGCGCCAATTCGGCCAATGTGGTGGAACAGATGTTCCTCCATGGCGCCATTGCCACCACCAAGCCTGCCTGA